A portion of the Caenorhabditis elegans chromosome III genome contains these proteins:
- the clu-1 gene encoding Clustered mitochondria protein homolog (Confirmed by transcript evidence) encodes MTLGSETKTDVEVPIINGKHEIPQEENDSGHSSINTPDSSEPDKQVDKFVKITIQPSCGDAFELHLSDNELVQELYQTLLDREATCHRTCFSLYLNGTAVDNYSEVRAIPGFVDGCTLNVVDEPYTIRDARLHLRQVRELLKFGLTEDQHEPPCTNDAQSYLTTINLQPEEKKEPKPSDILPPDHALPGCKERSLAHLLVPQPKELIALKDIAFSPYNPPPGPRKLRGDVLYIDITTVENRIYHVTCCTRGFYVNNSQDGRFDPTVSNSNKTVYQSVIELLQNVSPGFKKVYPQILKRRQEKTLVERLPTSYPVSSWVGNPLKTDGYMSDSLRAIELTEPFRVGFEDHMPGLLRDWNEELQTTFEMTRKSISERVIRDRSYYKIHADYVNAAARGVQSILDGNILAINPGEDKKTHMYIWNNIFFSLGFDVRDHYKELGGDAAAFAATSTDLQGVRAFATLDDPKLNTLGMAIFDYRGYRVTAQSIIPGILEREQEQSVVYGSIDFGKTVVSDEKYHELLEDAAHKLKMLPHTVISEKDGVKEELKLYTSYEAKGIIGNDGRKYVLDLLRSMPPDVHYLDDAEVSEAAKTLGYPRKFPHKLSALRRELIDAFCESRLVTFIQLTAKKIRDLITESKEKNDETLIKQAAEAETELSLLFMAISEDKEFEAKNKVVQDAIKEACAVVHSIYEDRYVMKFNPDCFSSNVKHAPTENLERQRRVVVDAADFLLTQKIPELVQNLKDCVVQPIDGDNLADIMHINGINIRYLGEIGKRLENSVSFARPLVLSDIVARSAKHVIRKINVQITADQLSASTSHILNCLFSVVLDPSPIAANVAKKANKKNGKKRVTSAWSSLTTSALWNSIREDSASYYGYPIEADSLEKFTELHDIQKTALFRRICKVMGVQLVARDYQLDNSTAKKTSIFVEDDIINFFPIIKHHEPFTADAKKMFIRGQQAMSIGASREAYECIGESLNLMTLVYGVMHPDMPQCLRALARLSHVLGETGDALNNQHKAAVMSERLIGLDAGNTIIEYINLAHFAFGALLIPGSLRPLYRARYLMNLVFGEKHPVMAQIDANIGLILFTVQEFDTALKYLQSADAITKTIGEPRKLKTGLISNLIARTHAARGDFRAALVAEKETFAIYSELYGPNHPRVNESSEYLRTLTQQAVTFQKKMLKLDNSTNITELFQAQPPTVTSLFDTLNIINGILIIGVPGLSSLGKQQNGTTEESKTTDVAAQLDNETLD; translated from the exons aTGACTTTGGGTTCCGAAACGAAAACTGATGTCGAAGTGCCGATCATCAATGGGAAGCACGAAATTCCTCAAGAGGAAAACGACTCAGGTCACTCGTCGATAAACACTCCAGACTCATCAGAACCAG ATAAGCAAGTCGACAAGTTCGTGAAGATCACTATTCAACCATCTTGTGGAGACGCTTTCGAGCTACAT CTCAGCGACAATGAGTTGGTTCAAGAACTATACCAGACGCTGCTAGACCGTGAAGCTACTTGTCATAGAACTTGTTTCTCCTTGTATTTGAACGGAACAGCCGTAGACAACTACTCTGAAGTCCGTGCTATTCCGGGATTCGTTGATGGGTGCACCTTGAACGTGGTCGATGAGCCATACACCATTCGTGATGCTCGTCTCCACCTCCGCCAAGTCCGTGAATTACTCAAATTTGGACTTACTGAAGATCAGCACGAGCCCCCGTGTACCAATGATGCTCAATCATATTTGACAACAATCAATTTGCAAccagaagaaaagaaagaaccAAAACCTTCCGATATTCTTCCACCAGATCATGCTCTTCCAGGATGCAAAGAACGCTCCCTTGCTCATCTGCTTGTTCCACAACCAAAAGAGCTCATTGCCCTTAAAGATATCGCATTCTCTCCGTACAACCCTCCACCAGGACCTCGAAAGCTCAGAGGAGATGTCTTGTACATCGACATCACAACAGTTGAAAATCGCATCTACCATGTCACCTGTTGCACTAGAGGTTTTTATGTGAACAACTCACAAGATGGACGGTTCGATCCGACAGTATCGAATTCCAATAAGACTGTCTACCAAAGCGTCATTGAACTACTTCAAAATGTCAGTCCAGGATTCAAGAAAGTATAtcctcaaattttgaagcgGCGTCAAGAAAAGACACTCGTTGAGCGACTTCCAACCAGTTACCCAGTTTCTTCATGGGTTGGAAATCCATTGAAAACTGATGGGTACATGAGTGACTCATTGAGAGCCATTGAATTGACAGAGCCGTTCCGGGTTGGATTTGAAGATCATATGCCAGGACTCCTTCGTGATTGGAATGAAGAGCTTCAGACTACTTTCGAGATGACCCGTAAATCCATTTCTGAGCGAGTAATCCGTGATCGAAGTTATTACAAAATTCATGCTGATTACGTAAATGCTGCTGCGAGAGGTGTTCAATCTATTCTTGATGGAAATATATTGGCTATAAACCCAGGAGAGGACAAGAAAACTCATATGTACATTTGGAACAATATCTTCTTCAGTCTCGGATTTGACGTCAGAGATCATTATAAGGAGCTTGGAGGAGACGCTGCTGCTTTTGCTGCTACATCGACCGATCTTCAAGGAGTGCGGGCATTTGCAACTCTTGATGATCCAAAACTCAACACTCTAGGAATGGCAATTTTCGATTATCGAGGATATCGTGTGACTGCACAATCCATCATACCAGGAATTTTGGAACGCGAGCAAGAACAATCTGTTGTGTATGGATCGATAGACTTTGGAAAAACTGTCGTCTCTGATGAAAAGTATCACGAACTGCTCGAGGATGCTGCTCACAAACTGAAAATGCTGCCTCACACCGTTATCAGCGAGAAAGACGGAGTTAAGGAAGAGTTGAAGCTTTATACAAGCTACGAAGCTAAGGGAATAATTGGAAACGATGGTAGAAAATACGTTTTGGACCTTCTTCGTTCAATGCCTCCAGATGTTCATTATCTCGATGACGCAGAGGTCTCTGAGGCCGCTAAAACACTGGGATATCCACGAAAATTCCCGCACAAGCTTTCGGCTCTCCGCCGTGAACTAATTGATGCGTTCTGTGAGTCTAGATTGGTCACTTTCATCCAGTTAACTGCAAAGAAGATCCGTGATCTGATTACCGAgtcaaaagagaaaaatgatgaaactTTGATTAAGCAAGCAG ccgaaGCAGAAACTGAACTATCACTACTCTTTATGGCCATCAGCGAAGATAAGGAGTTTGAAGCCAAAAACAAAGTCGTTCAAGATGCTATCAAGGAAGCTTGTGCAGTTGTTCATTCTATTTATGAAGATCGCTATGTTATGAAGTTCAATCCGGATTGTTTCTCATCAAATGTCAAACATGCACCAACAGAGAACCTTGAACGACAACGCCGTGTTGTTGTGGATGCCGCAGATTTCCTCCTTACCCAGAAGATTCCAGAGCTTGTTCAGAACTTGAAAGATTGCGTTGTGCAACCAATTGATGGAGATAATCTTGCTGACATTATGCACATCAATGGTATCAATATTCGCTATTTaggagaaattggaaaacgtcTTGAAAACAGCGTCTCATTTGCTCGTCCACTTGTTCTTTCGGATATCGTTGCTAGATCTGCAAAGCATGTCATCCGCAAGATCAATGTTCAAATTACTGCTGATCAACTCTCCGCAAGTACATCTCACATTCTCAACTGCCTATTCTCTGTAGTTTTGGATCCAAGCCCTATTGCTGCGAACGTTGCGAAGAAAGCCAATAAGAAGAACGGCAAGAAACGAGTTACATCTGCCTGGTCTTCGTTAACCACATCAGCACTTTGGAATAGTATCCGTGAAGATTCTGCCAGCTATTATGGATACCCGATTGAGGCCGACTCCCTTGAAAAGTTCACCGAATTGCATGATATCCAAAAAACTGCTCTTTTCCGCCGCATTTGCAAAGTCATGGGAGTTCAGCTCGTAGCAAGAGATTACCAATTGGATAACTCTACTGCAaagaaaacatcaattttcgtTGAAGATGACATCATCAACTTCTTCCCAATCATCAAGCATCATGAACCATTCACTGCTGATGCTAAGAAAATGTTCATTCGTGGACAACAAGCGATGTCTATTGGTGCCTCCCGAGAAGCTTACGAGTGTATTGGCGAATCACTAAATCTCATGACACTTGTCTATGGTGTAATGCATCCAGATATGCCACAATGTTTGAGAGCTCTTGCAAGATTGTCCCACGTTCTTGGAGAAACTGGAGAT gctttGAACAACCAGCATAAGGCAGCGGTCATGAGCGAACGGTTGATTGGATTGGATGCAGGAAATACCATTATTGAATAT atcaatttgGCCCATTTCGCATTTGGAGCACTTCTCATTCCTGGATCTCTTCGTCCATTGTACCGTGCGAGATATCTCATGAATCTCGTATTTGGAGAGAAACATCCTGTAATGGCTCAAATTGATGCCAACATTGGACTCATTTTGTTCACTGTTCAAGAGTTCGACACAGCTTTGAAGTACTTGCAATCGGCTGATGCTATCACAAAAACTATTGGAGAACCGAGAAAGCTGAAGACTGGATTGATTTCCAATTTGATTGCCCGAACACATGCGGCTCGTGGAGATTTCCGAGCTGCTCTAGTTGCTGAAAAGGAAACATTCGCTATTTATTCCGAACTCTATGGACCAAATCACCCAAGAGTCAACGAATCGAGTGAATATCTTCGCACGCTTACTCAACAAGCTGTTACATTCcaaaagaaaatgttgaaacttgACAATAGTACAAACATTACTGAATTGTTCCAG GCTCAACCTCCAACAGTTACCTCTCTATTTGATACCTTAAACATCATCAACGGAATACTGATCATTGGTGTTCCTGGATTGTCTTCTCTCGGAAAACAGCAAAATGGGACGACTGAAGAGAGCAAGACTACAGATGTTGCTGCTCAGCTTGACAATGAGACTCTCGATTAG